From a single Lolium rigidum isolate FL_2022 chromosome 7, APGP_CSIRO_Lrig_0.1, whole genome shotgun sequence genomic region:
- the LOC124678840 gene encoding uncharacterized protein LOC124678840: MDIFATLEIPDLIRVGAVGPSWHSAYTSLQSLGLYKLSQTPCLLYTSESAGDSSAYLYSLSEKRSYKLTLPGPPIRTRCLIGSSHGWLITVDERSEMHLVNPITCEQIALPSVITIEQVKPIFDEYGDLHKYELSWHTGTRAAYNSPSIYDLDKLRDELHYKAFVFPDTSTGSYMVVLIHNPKQQLSFTRVGDDKWTWLPPHDAYEDCTYKDGMLYAVTGFGEVHVFDFSSGPAVTVEMIMQVRNVYGCGYMYIAQAPWGDLLLIWRICEDHDVEPEPGASVFWNTTEYEIYKFDLKRMLENIRLSRQIMSTLLMIMCYGH; the protein is encoded by the exons ATGGATATCTTTGCCACCCTTGAAATCCCTGACCTCATACGTGTTGGCGCCGTCGGCCCCTCTTGGCACTCTGCATATACCAGCCTACAAAGCCTTGGGCTGTATAAACTATCTCAGACGCCGTGCCTTCTCTATACTTCTGAATCTGCTGGCGATAGCTCTGCTTACCTCTACAGCCTCAGTGAAAAGAGATCGTACAAGTTAACTCTTCCAGGTCCACCTATCCGCACTAGGTGTTTGATAGGGTCCTCTCATGGCTGGCTGATTACTGTTGATGAAAGATCTGAGATGCATCTTGTCAACCCGATCACATGTGAACAGATTGCGCTACCTTCAGTGATCACCATCGAGCAGGTGAAGCCCATCTTCGATGAGTACGGTGATCTACACAAGTATGAATTGTCATGGCACACTGGAACGCGTGCTGCTTATAACTCGCCATCTATTTATGATCTTGACAAGCTGCGGGATGAACTCCACTATAAGGCGTTTGTGTTCCCTGATACATCCACAGGAAGCTACATGGTGGTTCTCATCCACAATCCAAAGCAGCAGCTTTCTTTCACAAGAGTAGGGGATGATAAGTGGACCTGGCTTCCACCCCATGATGCCTATGAGGACTGCACTTACAAGGATGGCATGTTGTATGCAGTGACTGGATTTGGAGAAGTTCATGTTTTTGATTTTAGTAGTGGACCTGCTGTTACAGTGGAGATGATTATGCAAGTGCGCAATGTGTATGGCTGTGGGTACATGTACATTGCTCAAGCTCCATGGGGCGATCTGCTGCTGATTTGGAGAATCTGTGAGGATCATGATGTAGAACCTGAACCAGGGGCATCTGTGTTTTGGAACACTACGGAATATGAAATATATAAATTTGACCTTAAAAGAA TGCTGGAGAATATCCGTCTCTCAAGGCAAATCATGTCTACTTTACTGATGATAATGTGTTATGGACATTGA